Below is a genomic region from Raphanus sativus cultivar WK10039 unplaced genomic scaffold, ASM80110v3 Scaffold1484, whole genome shotgun sequence.
CTCTTGTTGAAGACATGTTCTTGACAGAGTTTAGTCTTTGTATAGGACCTGAAAAAGCTGTTTCGTTTTTTCGATACTTGGGCCTTGGGAAGCAAGATCCTTCCTTCATGTCAAGTATATCAGTGCTATACTCGTCGTAGATGGACACAGAGGCGACCACAAAGCATAGTCCGTAGTGAAACGATGATTCTTGATATGAGACAACTCCTGCATAAGCACCGAGGAAGATACTAGAGACCGCTGAACCAAGAACTGCTCCCGCGACAGCCAAAGGCCAAAGTAAGATGGCAAGGCCTGCTATGGGGACACACATTGTCTCCAGGAATGGACCTTCCCGTCCAATGAGGTCGTGAAACAGACGGTGCCAGCCTTTGAAGAGCATGTAAGGGCTTTTGCACAAGGCTACGAGTGAGATCAAAGGGAAAGCAACAAGAATCCCGAGTGCTGAAGTTATCAAAGCCCCTGGAAGTTGAAGTAGCCTGTAAATAAAAATGCAGACAGAAAGTAAGCTGGGCAATTTAACCTGACACGGaaatccaaaccgaaaccgACTCAAAAATACTTGACACGAAACCGAATggaaaatttacaatttataagtATATGTTAATTTGTTTGCAAcgtaatataaaattttaaatattaaatttaaagtttaaaaatgtttaatttcaattattattagttttttattattttgcaaaattttatatagatataatttttagctatatatatatgtttatatatagcTAAATTTTATGGAATTTGGGTAGTTTGAGTTTTCTTAGTTTTAAATAATCGAATAGATTTAAACTCACTAAAAATTAGAGGTattttttaggtatttttatcataaatccGAACAGACATCACATGTTAGTTCCAAATCTTTAGGACCGGATTCGAAAATAGCCGATCCAAACCCCAAAACCGAATGACCATGCCTAGTAAGCTCTATTGAAAGATACGTTCAAACTCAAAGAAGTAGCATAAACATATACCTTATCTCATGATAGTTCTTATCCGGGCAACATCTTCTAATCTCATCCATGAGTGAGAAGTAGGAGTGAAAGCACACGTCTCTAAAGTCACGGACAACAATGGAGCTGCGCTTGACGGTGCTCCAAGTTCCATCACAAAAGCAATGGAGAAAAGGGGAAGGCTTGCCCTCGCCAACGGCATCAAAGGTGGCGAATATTGGGGAGAGAAAACCATATAAAGCTCCTCCAAGAACACTTGCTAAGACACCAAGAATTGGCCACAGAATGATGGCGGCAGGAAGACATAAGCATATAAAGAGCTTCAAGACCGGTCCTAATTGTTTGGCACTGAGAAGAATCAAACAAAGAGAGTCTTTAACGCCTATAAGAGACACACAAAAAAAAGGACAATGGAATGTTTTCAGGAGAGGAGTTAGTTACCTCACTATTGAATAGAACGTCCAAACGATGTGGATGGGCAAAAGGCTTAGTATGATAGCAGAGTTGCCTATAGTCACAACGAGGCATACGAGTGGGCACAGAACGATACCTAAGTAACAAAGAAAGCACTGTTCCATTATATTTGGATTTGACAAGAACAAATGAGCCTAAACAGAATCAAAATGCTTGAAACATGGAAACAATGTTTAAAGGGAACTATTAAGTCCATACCTTTGATGACACCCAGTAACAGCAATGCAGTGAAATAAGGAAGGAACACTAAGAACTGCAACAAAGAAGCAAGAAATCCCTTTGGAGGCTCCATTTGAATTTTGAATCTTTCATGAATTTAACAAAAACCCATCTCTCAAGAACCAGTCACACACGCCTTCCAAAGAGCTTCAACGCTATTTTGGTATTTGATTATGGAGTCCTGGAAGCAGAGAGTGAGTGACTCAACTGAGCTTAGAAGAAGCAAACAAGTGCTGGAGAGAACAGAAACAGAGTACAGATGAGTATTTTCTTCATCTTTACGAAACGTTGaagctctctctttctctctttgtaaGACTGCAACACAAATCTTTTATAAGTATTACAAATAAACAAAACGAAGTGAAATCTCTATCTTTCTGATGCAGCTTTAAAAATCTCACATGAGCAATGATCTGCGGTTAAGAAATCGTTTCTCTTTCACGagataagatttttaaaattttaaattaaacacgAGAACCAAAGAAACATACCTCTTTGTCCGAAGAAGAAGTAGTACTGAGGGGATGCTTTCGAATTATCTTCTCTAATagtaataatttgtttttgtggATGGCTTGAGCTTAACGCATTAGGAAATATCTCAACTTACAGATAACGAGGCATATAGAGGACAAACGAAGTTAACATCAACGGAGATGCCATGAAATGTCAAATAAATTCATATCGGCagataaattttgtattaaatgtgGTGGTAGCTACTTTTTGTCGTCTAAAAAATTTTTTTATCggggtttttattttcttaaacaagATACTCTATTTGTTTCATATTTTCACTATAAGATTAATGTTTTTGCTCACAAATTAAGAAACCGATTAAATTTTCTGCTTTAgcattatttaatatatgattttgtttgtttttattaattaatgagTTAAGAGTAAAagtaaaaacagaaaaacatgtaatatttgttttaaaaatgtaaaataacacttataacaaaaaaaataaaactaaaacgacacttaatatgaaatggaTAGAGTAATATTCTTGCAATATTTGTAATAAGtaacaaatttttttagttttcgcTGTTTTCATGTATCTCgtatttttatgaattaataatgataaattggaattttaaaacattattttgtaatttttctaaaattattaaaaataattaatcacataaaataatatatttatcatcaaaatttaatattttaatatacataaacACCCAACAACAAAACTATTTTC
It encodes:
- the LOC108839241 gene encoding uncharacterized membrane protein At3g27390-like encodes the protein MEPPKGFLASLLQFLVFLPYFTALLLLGVIKGIVLCPLVCLVVTIGNSAIILSLLPIHIVWTFYSIVSAKQLGPVLKLFICLCLPAAIILWPILGVLASVLGGALYGFLSPIFATFDAVGEGKPSPFLHCFCDGTWSTVKRSSIVVRDFRDVCFHSYFSLMDEIRRCCPDKNYHEIRLLQLPGALITSALGILVAFPLISLVALCKSPYMLFKGWHRLFHDLIGREGPFLETMCVPIAGLAILLWPLAVAGAVLGSAVSSIFLGAYAGVVSYQESSFHYGLCFVVASVSIYDEYSTDILDMKEGSCFPRPKYRKNETAFSGPIQRLNSVKNMSSTRVGSVRVPMIDVKPLDLLDGLFVECRKFGDVLASKGLINSKDIKEARSSNGSQVISVGLPAYAFLYEILRSVKANTSGLLLSDGVTELTTRNRPKDAFFDWFLNPFLILKEQMKATNLTDEEEEYLGRLVLLYGDSERLKNSYAADSSSPLLTERKRAELDAFARRIQGLTKTVSRYPTYRRHFVELVKKLSDDLDQDRAGSETTAPVVVKIFSRIFSQSQRSFRRKESISRSDHGSRKVDMV